The following coding sequences lie in one Candidatus Diapherotrites archaeon genomic window:
- a CDS encoding type II toxin-antitoxin system PemK/MazF family toxin — translation MIIKRGDILLVDFNPVKGSEQGKIRPAVVVQNDVGNIYAGTTIVVPITSSKPEKIYPTDVFASAEELGLKKEWSINCSQIATVSIKHRVIKKLGSLNPETRNKVNEALKTSLALD, via the coding sequence ATGATTATTAAAAGAGGGGACATTCTTTTAGTTGACTTTAATCCAGTGAAGGGTTCAGAGCAGGGAAAAATAAGGCCTGCTGTTGTAGTGCAGAATGATGTTGGAAACATTTATGCTGGCACTACAATAGTTGTTCCAATAACAAGCAGCAAGCCTGAAAAAATTTATCCGACAGATGTTTTTGCTTCAGCAGAAGAATTAGGCCTTAAAAAAGAGTGGTCAATCAATTGTTCCCAGATTGCAACAGTTTCAATAAAACACAGGGTAATCAAAAAGCTTGGTTCACTCAATCCCGAAACAAGGAATAAAGTAAATGAAGCCCTCAAGACAAGCCTTGCATTAGACTGA
- a CDS encoding ATP-binding protein — translation MKVSDELNDGEGFDELLCENFSIERDLNKEKLKDFLLKAGMPLDLIAEEALWQLGLIKEFNKEMHVNNAYILFFALEPQKFVEQSCITCVRYQGNSMASVIDRKALQGDLLALVDEAESFVKRHTRLAYRFNGFKRIDVEEYPFNAVREAIINAVCHRKYFLKNNVFVNVFDDRIEVISPGSIPNNLSLKEVYGTSNPRNFKVVELFKKVHYIERLGSGLKRMDELMLLHGLKKPLYEANKAFFKATFFGPKEKILGLVKSSNETDLRELGLNERQIKALNYLQKQAFTTRSDYQKQFKVSKMTAFRDLLFLIEKGMIKSEGKSVSAKYFLSK, via the coding sequence TTGAAGGTTTCAGACGAATTGAATGACGGGGAAGGTTTTGACGAATTATTGTGTGAAAACTTTTCCATTGAAAGAGACTTGAATAAAGAGAAGTTGAAGGATTTCTTGCTTAAAGCCGGAATGCCTTTGGATTTAATTGCTGAAGAAGCCTTGTGGCAGTTGGGATTAATTAAAGAATTCAATAAAGAAATGCACGTAAACAATGCATACATCCTATTCTTTGCCTTAGAACCCCAAAAGTTTGTTGAGCAATCCTGTATTACTTGCGTTCGCTATCAAGGAAATTCAATGGCTTCAGTTATTGATAGGAAAGCCTTGCAGGGAGACCTTCTCGCTTTAGTGGATGAAGCTGAATCATTCGTTAAAAGGCACACTCGCTTGGCTTACAGGTTCAACGGATTTAAGAGGATTGATGTTGAAGAGTATCCTTTTAATGCAGTGAGAGAAGCAATAATTAATGCTGTCTGCCACAGAAAATATTTCTTGAAGAATAATGTTTTCGTTAACGTTTTTGATGACAGAATTGAAGTGATTTCCCCTGGAAGTATTCCAAACAATCTGAGCTTAAAAGAGGTTTATGGGACAAGCAATCCAAGAAACTTTAAGGTAGTGGAATTATTCAAGAAAGTTCATTACATTGAAAGGCTTGGCTCTGGACTGAAAAGAATGGATGAATTAATGTTATTGCATGGACTAAAGAAACCTTTATATGAAGCAAACAAGGCTTTTTTTAAGGCAACCTTTTTTGGACCAAAAGAAAAAATTTTGGGGTTAGTGAAGTCTTCTAATGAAACAGACTTAAGAGAACTTGGCTTGAATGAAAGGCAAATCAAGGCATTGAATTACCTGCAAAAACAAGCCTTTACCACAAGAAGCGATTACCAAAAACAATTCAAGGTTTCAAAAATGACTGCCTTCAGAGACTTGCTGTTCTTGATTGAAAAAGGCATGATAAAATCCGAAGGCAAAAGCGTTTCAGCAAAATACTTTCTGAGCAAATGA
- a CDS encoding 5-formyltetrahydrofolate cyclo-ligase — translation MKKKLRKEFKAKRDLLSKEELIEKSNEIKKNLFELQEFRKAKTLFSYISFKSEVRTHELIKEALKKKKRVVIPITDFKKNKIFLSEIKNFEKELEPTLIGLFQPKKEFLRPVNAKELDLIIIPGIAFDEKGNRIGSGKGFFDKFLSELPKKIPVIALAFESQLTKEIPCECHDMKVEKIITEERVVECR, via the coding sequence ATGAAGAAGAAGCTACGCAAGGAATTCAAAGCCAAAAGAGACCTGCTCTCAAAAGAGGAACTAATAGAGAAAAGCAATGAAATAAAGAAGAATTTATTTGAGTTGCAGGAATTCAGGAAAGCAAAAACATTATTTTCTTACATCAGCTTTAAGAGCGAGGTAAGGACTCATGAACTAATAAAAGAGGCATTAAAGAAAAAGAAGAGGGTTGTAATCCCAATCACAGACTTTAAGAAGAACAAAATATTTTTGTCCGAAATCAAAAACTTCGAGAAAGAATTAGAACCTACTTTAATTGGATTGTTCCAGCCCAAAAAAGAATTCCTGAGGCCTGTGAACGCAAAAGAACTAGATTTAATCATCATTCCAGGCATTGCCTTTGACGAAAAAGGCAACAGGATAGGCTCAGGGAAAGGATTCTTCGACAAGTTTCTTTCCGAACTGCCCAAAAAGATTCCTGTGATTGCCCTGGCTTTTGAGTCCCAGTTAACAAAAGAAATTCCCTGCGAATGCCACGACATGAAAGTAGAAAAAATAATAACAGAAGAAAGGGTGGTTGAATGCCGATGA
- a CDS encoding DHH family phosphoesterase, translating into MISGPQLKKKFREFALNLNSKDSIAVIHHTDADGISSAAIAFKAIQKLTGRRPFLLQQNYGESMLGKKVLKFLKRKKVNKLIILDLNIDQHSYKLKKLKGVQSILILDHHKIFKDSNSKKILFIKSQFLKKIDGSKYPTAKLCFDLFSEVIDLRKEKWIACIGLYGDFAQGSWRPFIRKTCKENRIRDCSKFFVEAKELFGAVETIKPKKIPELVKISAETRNPNELLKSKFHALVKEFRGEVRFWEKKAKSRAEFFPELELIFYVFKPLYPVKSHLINLMAQKFPHNTIIVLQEKKNFLELSARRQDFRLPVNEMLEHATKDLPQALGGGHIPAAGGRIRKKDLGKFKQNAMNFIKKNYSV; encoded by the coding sequence ATGATTTCAGGCCCTCAATTAAAGAAGAAATTCAGGGAATTCGCCTTGAATTTGAATTCAAAGGACAGTATTGCAGTAATCCATCATACTGACGCTGACGGCATAAGCTCTGCAGCAATCGCATTCAAGGCAATACAGAAGCTCACTGGAAGAAGGCCTTTCCTTTTGCAGCAGAATTACGGTGAATCCATGCTGGGAAAAAAGGTCCTTAAATTCCTAAAGAGAAAAAAGGTAAACAAGCTAATCATTTTGGATTTGAACATAGACCAGCATTCTTACAAGCTCAAGAAATTGAAGGGCGTGCAATCAATCCTGATTTTGGACCACCATAAAATATTCAAGGACTCAAATTCAAAGAAAATATTATTCATTAAAAGCCAGTTCCTGAAGAAGATTGACGGAAGCAAGTACCCAACAGCAAAGCTCTGCTTTGACCTTTTTTCTGAAGTAATTGATTTAAGGAAAGAGAAATGGATTGCGTGCATTGGATTGTACGGCGACTTCGCGCAAGGCTCATGGAGGCCTTTCATAAGGAAGACATGCAAGGAAAACCGCATAAGGGACTGCAGTAAATTCTTTGTTGAGGCAAAGGAACTCTTTGGTGCAGTTGAAACAATAAAGCCAAAAAAGATTCCTGAGCTGGTTAAAATTTCGGCTGAAACAAGGAATCCAAATGAATTACTGAAATCAAAATTCCATGCCCTTGTAAAGGAATTCAGGGGGGAGGTAAGATTTTGGGAGAAGAAGGCAAAAAGCAGGGCAGAATTTTTTCCTGAACTTGAATTAATATTTTACGTGTTCAAGCCTTTATATCCTGTGAAAAGCCATCTCATTAATTTAATGGCACAAAAATTCCCGCACAATACAATAATTGTATTGCAGGAGAAAAAGAATTTCCTTGAATTGAGCGCCAGGAGGCAGGACTTCAGGCTGCCAGTGAATGAAATGCTTGAACATGCAACCAAAGACCTTCCACAAGCATTGGGTGGAGGCCATATCCCTGCCGCAGGAGGCAGGATAAGAAAAAAAGATTTAGGGAAGTTCAAGCAGAATGCAATGAACTTCATAAAGAAAAATTATTCAGTCTAA
- a CDS encoding Xaa-Pro peptidase family protein, with amino-acid sequence MIEGRKLKELFEEAKADSILLRNFPSFSDQNFYYFTGLYRESFANNFLVLSKNKKPLILTTKLEYGSIPKTKAYAAKIYDNEKQLNELLQKNLKAKRIGLNFNIYPVNSFKKLKKILKGKKFVDVSEELGKIRETKTGEEIKKIREAIKITREGIEKIKEKIMAGAKESDLVNELEYYFKKSGAEGTAFPSIIASGRNSAVPHYNTSSEKIKRNELILIDAGARFQGYCADITRNFVLGKASQKQKEVYEAVFRAQKNATEKIKNGVKAKELFNAGNAIIKKELNEELMHSLGHGLGIEVHDFPGKINDKAEWKLKQGMVLAIEPGFYDKRFGGIRIEDDLLVTKNSFTALSKSPKELIEL; translated from the coding sequence ATGATTGAAGGCAGAAAATTAAAGGAATTGTTTGAAGAAGCAAAAGCTGACTCAATCCTGCTGAGAAACTTCCCCTCTTTTTCAGACCAGAATTTTTATTACTTCACAGGATTGTACAGGGAGAGCTTTGCAAACAATTTCCTTGTTCTCAGCAAAAACAAGAAGCCTTTAATTCTGACAACAAAATTAGAGTATGGTTCAATTCCCAAGACAAAGGCTTATGCAGCGAAAATTTATGATAACGAAAAGCAGTTGAATGAACTGCTTCAAAAAAACCTGAAGGCAAAAAGGATTGGACTGAACTTCAATATTTACCCGGTAAATTCATTCAAAAAATTAAAGAAAATCCTGAAAGGAAAGAAATTTGTTGATGTTTCAGAAGAACTAGGAAAAATTCGCGAGACAAAGACAGGGGAAGAAATCAAAAAAATAAGAGAGGCCATTAAAATAACGCGGGAAGGAATAGAGAAAATAAAAGAAAAAATTATGGCTGGGGCAAAAGAATCAGATTTGGTAAACGAACTGGAGTATTACTTCAAGAAATCCGGCGCAGAGGGAACTGCCTTTCCCTCCATAATTGCTTCAGGCAGGAATTCTGCTGTCCCGCATTACAATACCTCAAGCGAGAAAATAAAAAGGAATGAATTGATTTTGATTGATGCAGGGGCAAGATTCCAAGGCTACTGCGCTGACATCACAAGAAACTTCGTTCTCGGAAAAGCAAGCCAAAAGCAGAAAGAAGTTTATGAAGCAGTATTCAGGGCGCAGAAGAATGCAACGGAGAAAATTAAGAATGGAGTGAAGGCAAAAGAATTGTTTAATGCAGGCAATGCAATAATAAAAAAAGAATTAAATGAAGAATTAATGCACTCTTTAGGCCACGGCTTGGGCATAGAGGTCCACGATTTTCCAGGCAAAATCAACGACAAGGCAGAATGGAAGCTGAAGCAAGGAATGGTTTTGGCAATAGAGCCAGGCTTTTACGATAAGCGCTTTGGAGGCATAAGAATTGAAGACGACCTCCTCGTAACAAAAAATTCTTTTACTGCATTATCCAAGTCGCCGAAAGAATTAATAGAATTATGA